In Brassica rapa cultivar Chiifu-401-42 chromosome A06, CAAS_Brap_v3.01, whole genome shotgun sequence, a single window of DNA contains:
- the LOC103872333 gene encoding uncharacterized protein At1g15400, which translates to MEGLQRSTISFRRQGSSGIVWDDRVIAELNKQANEQKEESQRDEQPKPMSETSEQPKPIAGDEKDKLRPIKTGVPTIERSRSNGGGAARHHRTTGRVSPAVEPPSPRLSTCGCCSAFGKKPPGKKNNNPRKRPPKRRSR; encoded by the coding sequence atGGAAGGTCTTCAAAGATCAACCATCTCCTTCCGCCGTCAGGGATCTTCCGGCATAGTCTGGGACGACCGTGTCATCGCCGAGCTTAACAAACAGGCCAACGAGCAGAAAGAAGAAAGTCAACGCGACGAACAGCCTAAGCCGATGTCTGAAACCTCAGAGCAACCGAAACCGATCGCCGGCGACGAGAAAGACAAGCTCAGGCCGATCAAAACCGGTGTTCCAACAATCGAGAGGAGTCGATCCAACGGCGGAGGAGCCGCACGACATCACAGAACTACCGGAAGAGTGTCTCCTGCGGTGGAGCCGCCGTCTCCGAGATTGTCGACGTGCGGTTGCTGCTCTGCGTTTGGGAAGAAACCGCCGGGGAAGAAGAATAATAATCCGAGGAAAAGGCCACCGAAGCGCAGATCGAGGTAG